A window of the Lactuca sativa cultivar Salinas chromosome 5, Lsat_Salinas_v11, whole genome shotgun sequence genome harbors these coding sequences:
- the LOC128134191 gene encoding uncharacterized protein LOC128134191: MNWTWKRFLEIRKTVRPHVVVCVGNGRNTALWHDRWHPIGILCTIIPRRDWVSNGLSDSSLVCDVLDFDTYSWPVEWVNKFPGLTDAPMFCIDSNMNDVVGWRDKKGICRKFSCKQVWSDLNNFGDIVPWFDIVWYNNCIPRNSFILWMAVLNRLKTQDRVRGWEMAGKLLCPFCEIVPDLHNHLFFNCDYTSRIWRYFCIKVGLNLKMVEWNDLILMLNRMLKLKTGENLIIKCMIASCVCHIWRERNSRLFGSRRTSAEGVIASIENEIRLKLMGLRKRANLINNKFWVWQWWQINKEDVINGIWWGYFGNKNLHKGIDGICHWLERFLSNHVTCTYGIFCLDITLMEITQIENPTHKDEALDGGGQ, encoded by the exons ATGAATTGGACATGGAAGAGGTTTTTGGAAATAAGGAAAACTGTTAGGCCTCATGTTGTTGTGTGTGTGGGAAATGGAAGGAACACTGCTTTATGGCATGATCGGTGGCATCCAATTGGTATTCTTTGTACTATTATACCTAGAAGAGATTGGGTTAGTAATGGTCTTAGCGATTCTTCTTTAGTCTGTGACGTTCTTGATTTTGATACTTATTCATGGCCGGTTGAATGGGTTAATAAGTTTCCTGGATTGACTGATGCTCccatgttttgtattgattctaaTATGAATGATGTTGTTGGATGGAGGGATAAGAAAGGTATTTGTAGAAAATTCTCATGTAAACAGGTGTGGAGTGATTTAAATAACTTTGGAGACATTGTTCCTTGGTTCGATATTGTTTGGTACAATAATTGCATTCCTCGCAATTCCTTTATTCTGTGGATGGCTGTCCTGAACAGATTAAAAACTCAGGATAGAGTTAGAGGCTGGGAAATGGCTGGTAAATTGCTGTGTCCTTTCTGTGAAATTGTTCCTGATTTGCATAAccatttattttttaattgtgATTATACCTCTAGAATTTGGAGGTATTTCTGCATTAAGGTGGGATTAAATTTGAAAATGGTTGAATGGAATGATTTGATTTTAATGTTAAACAGAATGCTTAAATTGAAGACTGGTGAGAATTTGATCATTAAGTGTATGATTGCTAGCTGTGTTTGTCATATTTGGAGGGAGAGGAACTCTAGACTTTTTGGTTCTAGAAGAACTTCAGCTGAGGGGGTTATAGCTAGTATTGAGAATGAAATTCGTTTGAAGCTGATGGGATTAAGAAAAAGAGCTAATTTGATCAATAATAAA ttttgggtttggcaGTGGTGGCAGATTAATAAGGAGGATGTTATTAATGGAATATGgtgggggtattttgggaataaaAACCTgcacaaaggaattgacggaatatGTCACTGGTTGGAGAGGTTTCTCTCAAATCATGTGACTTGTACCTATGGGATTTTCTGTTTGGATATAACCTTAATGGAGATTACCCAAATAGAGAATCCTACACAT AAAGATGAAGCATTGGATGGAGGTGGGCAATAG